In Brachypodium distachyon strain Bd21 chromosome 2, Brachypodium_distachyon_v3.0, whole genome shotgun sequence, one genomic interval encodes:
- the LOC100834402 gene encoding transcription factor MYB4, with protein sequence MGRAPCCDKASVKRGPWAPEEDELLRSYVRSHGAVGNWIALPHKAGLNRCGKSCRLRWLNYLRPDIKHGGYTEQEDMVICSLYNSIGSRWSIIASKLPGRTDNDVKNYWNTKLKKKAMGMGIHQQQQHYHHQGAVGRRGASASAIATPPPPPAPQSQCAPSSMMHPSPASASSAVTTASAGDVACSFMYSDAPAPPALPHYHNAEFSPPVQPTTQAAAANGSWASGMMAFDDMFLPELIGGGGDQFPLQGDLFAGYLGPLLQDNYRLPSSSSSAQLQLQELSACYFPNAQAEMWAAADHAKPPPAGLCPSLT encoded by the exons ATGGGGCGGGCGCCGTGCTGCGACAAGGCGAGCGTGAAGAGGGGGCCGtgggcgccggaggaggacgagctgcTGCGGAGCTACGTCCGGAGCCACGGCGCCGTCGGGAACTGGATCGCGCTGCCGCACAAAGCAG GGCTGAACCGGTGCGGCAAGAGCTGCCGGCTGCGGTGGCTCAACTATCTCCGGCCGGACATCAAGCACGGCGGCTACACCGAGCAGGAGGACATGGTCATCTGCTCCCTCTACAACTCCATCGGAAGCAG GTGGTCGATCATCGCGTCGAAGCTGCCCGGCAGGACGGACAACGACGTCAAGAACTACTGGAACACCAAGCTCAAGAAGAAGGCCATGGGCATGGGCatccaccagcagcagcaacactaCCACCACCAAGGCGCCgttggccgccgcggcgcgagcgcgagcgcgatcgccacgccgccgccgccccccgctCCGCAGAGCCAATGCGCCCCGTCCTCCATGATGCACCCCTCCCCGGCGTCCGCCTCGTCCGCGGTCACCACCGCAAGCGCcggcgacgtcgcctgcagcTTCATGTACTCCGATgcgccggcgccaccggcACTCCCGCACTACCACAACGCCGAGTTCTCCCCGCCCGTGCAGCCAACGACGCAGGCGGCCGCGGCCAACGGCAGCTGGGCCAGCGGCATGATGGCCTTCGACGACATGTTCCTGCCCGAACTcatcggaggcggcggcgaccagtTCCCGCTGCAGGGCGACCTCTTCGCCGGGTACCTGGGCCCGCTGCTGCAGGACAACTACAGgttgccgtcgtcgtcgtcgtcggcccagctgcagctgcaggagcTCTCGGCGTGCTACTTCCCCAACGCGCAGGCGGAGATGTGGGCAGCCGCCGATCACGCCAAGCCGCCGCCAGCCGGTCTGTGCCCCAGCCTCACATGA